From Longimicrobium sp., a single genomic window includes:
- a CDS encoding phosphotransferase, whose amino-acid sequence MTSDDRLSSLAGALEAAFPDAGAVRPLRVLGEGFSSVAVATAGGVVFRVGRIPLAAEGYRRERRLLPWLAPRLPAPVPAPRWHAEPSPAFPHGALGYPLLPGEPLHPARLAQPDANRIAADAAAFLAALHAVPGAEAEAAGIEAVEPFEPRMAGLRDAVLPVLRERLAADELGRVARWWDALLADARMRAYAPAPRHGDFWYENLLAEGGRLAGVVDWEDAALGDPAEDFAPLLYLGRDFAERVLAAYHARGGRVDGEVRHRAARWWEAQEFIGIRYSVRHGDREELEDSLRKLRAGPLLDPRAARFD is encoded by the coding sequence ATGACTTCCGACGACCGTCTTTCCTCCCTCGCCGGGGCGCTGGAGGCCGCCTTCCCCGACGCGGGCGCCGTCCGCCCCCTGCGCGTGCTGGGCGAGGGGTTCAGCAGCGTGGCGGTGGCCACCGCGGGCGGCGTGGTCTTCCGCGTCGGCCGCATCCCCCTGGCGGCGGAGGGGTACCGGCGCGAGCGGCGGCTCCTCCCCTGGCTCGCGCCCCGCCTCCCGGCGCCCGTCCCCGCGCCCCGCTGGCACGCCGAGCCCTCGCCCGCCTTCCCCCACGGCGCGCTGGGCTACCCGCTCCTCCCCGGCGAGCCGCTCCACCCCGCCCGGCTGGCGCAGCCGGACGCCAATCGCATCGCCGCGGACGCCGCCGCCTTCCTCGCCGCGCTGCACGCCGTCCCGGGCGCCGAGGCGGAAGCCGCCGGAATCGAGGCCGTGGAGCCCTTCGAGCCGCGGATGGCCGGGCTCCGCGACGCCGTGCTCCCCGTGCTGCGCGAGCGGCTGGCGGCCGACGAGCTCGGGAGGGTCGCGCGCTGGTGGGACGCGCTCCTGGCGGATGCGCGGATGCGCGCGTACGCGCCCGCGCCGCGCCACGGGGACTTCTGGTACGAGAACCTGCTGGCGGAGGGCGGGCGTCTGGCCGGCGTGGTGGACTGGGAGGACGCCGCGCTCGGCGACCCGGCCGAGGACTTCGCCCCGCTGCTCTACCTGGGGCGGGACTTCGCGGAGCGCGTGCTGGCCGCCTACCACGCCCGCGGCGGCCGGGTGGACGGGGAGGTGCGCCACCGCGCCGCGCGGTGGTGGGAGGCGCAGGAGTTCATCGGCATCCGCTACTCCGTCCGCCACGGCGACCGCGAGGAGCTGGAGGACTCGCTCCGGAAGCTCCGCGCCGGCCCCCTCCTCGACCCCCGCGCCGCCCGGTTCGACTGA